Proteins encoded in a region of the Lathamus discolor isolate bLatDis1 chromosome Z, bLatDis1.hap1, whole genome shotgun sequence genome:
- the CZH16orf87 gene encoding UPF0547 protein C16orf87 homolog, producing MSSSRAKKVKMATKSCPECDQQVPVACKSCPCGYIFISRKLLHAKRAERSPPITENKNEAKRRRTERVKREKINSAVNKDLENRKRSRSNSHSDHSRRGRGRPKSASAKKHEEEREKQEKEVDMYANLSDEKAFVFSVALAEINRKIINQRLIL from the exons ATGTCCTCGAGCAGGGCCAAGAAAGTGAAGATGGCCACCAAGTCCTGCCCGGAGTGCGACCAGCAG GTTCCTGTTGCATGTAAATCGTGTCCCTGTGGCTACATATTTATTAGTCGAAAACTGTTGCATGCTAAACGTGCTGAGAGATCACCACCCATCACAG aaaacaagaatgaGGCCAAAAGGAGACGAACAGAGAGAGTTAAGCGAGAGAAGATAAACTCTGCAGTAAATAAAGACTTAGAAAACCGAAAAAGATCCAGGTCTAACAGCCATTCAGACCATAGCAGACGAGGAAGAGGAAGACCTAAGAGTGCCTCAGCCAAAAAACACGAAGAAGAAAGGg agaaacaagaaaaagaagttgaCATGTATGCTAACCTTTCAGATGAAAAGGcctttgtattttcagtggCCTTGGcggaaataaacagaaaaattatcAATCAAAGACTTATTCTGTAA